One genomic region from Anopheles coustani unplaced genomic scaffold, idAnoCousDA_361_x.2 scaffold_12_ctg1, whole genome shotgun sequence encodes:
- the LOC131271235 gene encoding sulfate transporter encodes MINQKTPLEDGRTSKETPQYSELSYLVSRQCLHQEAFNQLSQYERLKPTAIDSIGSSVRDFRCISTLKAFFPIIQWLPKYSLKHDLFSDMTAGLTVAVLQIPQGMAYGILAGVAANVGLYMAFFHSLVYAVMGTSRHISMGTFAVTSLMTAKIVATYATFVPTLALNETVGAIDPAIDPIAEAVYTPIQVATAVSFVAGIIYFAMSAARLGMLSSLLSEPLVSGFTTAAAVHVMVSQLKDLLGVSIPRYKGAFKVILSLRDIFDQVPNANLTAVYTSLVVIFFMIFMNEYLKPWLSTKCRFPVPAELMAVVGGTVVSYLIRLGPDFGVGLVGSIPTGLPAPQFPPLALIKAVAVDSIAVTIVGYSIVMSMGMIFAQKDNYEVRPNQELVALGVTNVIGSMFSCIPTACSLSRSLIQHQTGGKTQIAAVFSSMIMLVVLLWVGPYFESLPRCVLAAIIVVALKGMLIQVYHIKKFQREGSLELFVWCVTFLSVVIIDIDVGLLIGAAFSLLALYVKGWRTYYSVLGTVPDTAIYVDIGSHQRAEELPHIKIFKFTGAINFANKTNFKKALYKKTKILQRYNPSLIPRYNGESTSLESTKTVIIDLSSVPHVDTAACKMLTEVKQQLEKINVDLLLATPADCVYDALLHAESIGEGGFLIFPTIHDAVIHAQGEISAV; translated from the exons ATGATCAATCAGAAGACGCCACTTGAAGATGGCAG AACATCAAAGGAAACACCACAATACAGTGAACTGTCCTATCTCGTGTCTAGGCAATGTCTTCATCAGGAGGCTTTTAATCAGCTGTCTCAGTACGAACGTCTTAAACCAACTG ccaTCGACTCAATTGGATCTTCTGTTCGAGATTTTCGATGTATTTCTACTCTTAAGGCGTTTTTCCCAATCATACAATGGCTTCCGAAATATTCTCTTAAACACGATCTCTTCAGTGATATGACTGCTGGACTGACAGTAGCCGTTCTGCAAATACCACAAGGAATGGCCTACGGAATACTTGCAGGTGTTGCCGCTAACGTGGGTCTGTACATGGCTTTTTTCCATTCACTCGTTTATGCCGTGATGGGCACATCGCGCCACATTTCGATGGGAACATTTGCTGTGACAAGTTTAATGACTGCCAAAATCGTGGCAACTTACGCGACGTTTGTTCCTACGTTAGCG CTCAATGAAACTGTTGGCGCAATAGATCCTGCGATAGATCCTATAGCAGAAGCGGTATACACACCTATCCAAGTGGCAACGGCTGTTTCATTCGTAGCTGGGATAATTTAT tTTGCCATGAGTGCAGCACGGTTAGGTATGCTATCTTCATTactaagcgaaccgttagtcAGTGGTTTTACAACAGCAGCTGCCGTGCACGTTATGGTCAGTCAACTCAAGGATCTACTAGGAGTTTCTATTCCTCGCTATAAGGGAGCTTTCAAAGTTATTCTGTCGTTAAGAGATATCTTCGATCAAGTTCCAAATGCCAATCTGACAGCTGTGTACACGTCCCTggtcgttattttttttatgattttcatgAACGAATATCTCAAACCTTGGCTCTCTACTAAGTGTCGATTTCCAGTACCGGCAGAACTAATGGCTGTCGTTGGAGGCACAGTAGTATCGTATCTGATAAGACTTGGTCCTGATTTTGGCGTTGGATTAGTTGGATCCATACCAACCGG CCTTCCAGCACCTCAATTTCCTCCGCTTGCATTAATCAAAGCTGTTGCCGTTGACAGTATAGCTGTAACGATCGTAGGGTATTCAATTGTCATGTCCATGGGAATGATTTTTGCTCAGAAGGATAACTATGAGGTGCGCCCTAATCAAGAATTAGTAGCCCTAGGAGTTACAAATGTGATTGGATCAATGTTTTCATGCATCCCAACCGCTTGTTCACTGTCTCGATCGTTGATTCAGCACCAAACTGGGGGGAAAACTCAAATAGCCgccgttttttcttccatgATAATGCTAGTAGTTTTACTTTGGGTTGGACCTTATTTCGAAAGTCTCCCACGATGCGTGTTAGCGGCAATTATTGTTGTTGCTTTAAAGGGTATGCTTATACAAGTatatcatataaaaaaattccaaCGAGAGGGAAGCTTAGAACTTTTCGTGTGGTGTGTTACGTTTCTATCAGTAGTTATCATCGACATAGATGTAGGGCTGCTAATCGGCGCAGCATTCTCATTACTTGCACTTTACGTCAAAGGCTGGAGGACATACTACAGTGTCCTTGGAACAGTACCAGATACCGCAATTTATGTTGACATTGGTAGTCACCAGCGGGCGGAAGAGCTACCGCACATAAAAATCTTCAAATTTACTGGAGCAATAAATTTTGCGAACAAAACTAATTTCAAAAAAGCATTGtacaaaaaaacgaaaatcctTCAACGTTACAATCCATCGTTGATTCCGCGCTACAACGGAGAATCTACTAGCTTAGAGTCAACTAAAACGGTAATTATAGATTTGAGTAGTGTACCTCACGTTGATACTGCGGCTTGCAAAATGCTTACAGAGGTCAAACAACAATTAGAGAAAATCAACGTCGACCTACTGCTTGCTACTCCCGCTGATTGCGTCTACGATGCGCTATTGCATGCAGAATCGATAGGAGAAGGAGGTTTCCTTATATTTCCCACCATACATGATGCTGTAATACATGCACAGGGAGAAATTTCGGCTGTATAG
- the LOC131271207 gene encoding carboxylesterase 5A, translating to MLSKRVVFSYVIVLAVGASYGQAQDASIALPQGTVVGLKVFPETSRIPIYTYLGIPYAQPPINELRFAAPLPSVGWNKTLYARDFKPICPQLENSSYEDIGNQHQFRARETSEDCLYLNIWIPETALQYGGFPVLVMITGEEMAFDWNKNRASGLDLASDGIIVVTVQYRTNVFGWLSLEQEYAPGNLGLWDQQLALVWIKDNIQKFGGDATRVTLLGHGTTGGPNVMTHMVSPRARGLFARAVIMSGTIFSSYSSFITDNLLSQEIVKILACNYDVGRNILKCLQQKSIHDLLRAYEYVYKNGNYTVNLGPMVDNYLPSGSRYVPADPQILFETTSHDMPVMFGITSNEGAFLFSKWVELARQSYESLKNYINDTLLPNIIEQYHFDGVAQDQIKEIINWKFFDQVPQSKAHLLHALIRVVSETRYEVPFYKTLRVLGKPKQLPGHVSMESVKDDFRNTTQDLKTRSILPPLYAYLFHHPNAMDMRGQINFFGGASHSSDLPFLMGPSLYREIGRRRLTQVEDKLCKKFRVLSTEFIKGGDPTPGHQYNLWTPYNDELKYIKLISSKSDPLHGSDHASLESTFFENLQEIEEKLLSSGDPVNTPTNKLNTASNPYNLNPNIEIEEVTLRTPTSTLILSNVQKSEYFFYLRKINSFWEEFLPKLSRIVNETNQEKLRNRRIDLTLEEEHDLFRESAAASKYKHAFFSMLTLVCMLLAVLCLCVYILKKNSNTNFSSIL from the exons ATGTTATCGAAACGTGTAGTTTTTTCATATGTGATCGTTTTGGCTGTTGGAGCATCCTACGGACAAGCACAGGATGCAAGCATTGCACTGCCTCAGGGAACAGTTGTTGGG CTCAAAGTGTTTCCCGAGACTTCTCGCATTCCAATTTACACCTATCTTGGTATACCGTACGCACAACCTCCAATTAACGAGCTTCGCTTCGCAGCACCTCTACCAAGCGTTGGATGGAATAAAACTCTATATGCGCGAGACTTTAAACCGATTTGTCCACAACTCGAAAATAGCAGTTATGAAGACATTGGAAATCAGCATCAGTTTCGAGCCCGAGAGACCAGCGAAGATTGCCTGTATTTGAACATCTGGATTCCAGAAACTGCGCTTCAATATGGAGGATTCCCTGTGCTAGTGATGATTACCGGTGAGGAAATGGCATTTGACTGGAATAAAAATCGTGCCAGTGGTTTGGATCTTGCCTCAGACGGCATAATTGTAGTGACTGTTCAATATAGAACCAATGTGTTTGGATGGCTCTCGCTGGAACAGGAGTACGCCCCTGGAAACTTGGGACTATGGGATCAGCAGCTAGCACTTGTTTGGATAAAGGATAACATACAGAAGTTTGGAGGTGATGCGACTCGTGTGACTTTACTCGGTCATGGAACCACTGGAGGACCTAATGTTATGACCCATATGGTGAGCCCGCGAGCCCGAGGTCTTTTTGCGCGAGCAGTTATTATGTCAGGGACGATTTTTTCGTCATACTCTTCGTTCATCACCGATAACCTTCTCTCACAAGAAATCGTCAAAATTCTGGCCTGCAACTATGACGTTGGAAGAAACATACTTAAATGTCTTCAGCAAAAAAGTATACATGATCTTTTACGCGCATATGAGTACGTTTATAAGAATGGGAACTATACCGTAAACCTCGGTCCAATGGTGGACAATTATCTGCCTTCCGGTAGCCGGTACGTACCCGCTGATCCCCAGATACTGTTTGAAACCACATCGCATGATATGCCGGTTATGTTCGGTATCACTAGTAACGAAGGAGCATTTTTGTTCAGCAAATGGGTTGAGCTGGCGCGTCAAAGCTACGAATCATTGAAAAATTACATCAACGACACGCTGCTGCCTAACATTATTGAACAGTACCACTTCGATGGAGTCGCACAAGACCAG atAAAAGAAATTATAAACTGGAAGTTTTTCGATCAAGTACCACAATCAAAAGCCCATCTTCTTCACGCCCTTATAAGGGTTGTCTCTGAGACGCGCTATGAAGTGCCGTTCTATAAAACGTTACGTGTTCTTGGCAAGCCTAAGCAACTACCAGGCCATGTTTCTATGGAATCAGTAAAGGACGATTTTAGAAACACTACACAAGATCTTAAAACTCGTTCAATCCTTCCACCACTCTACGCATATCTGTTTCACCATCCGAATGCGATGGATATGAGGGGCCAAATTAACTTCTTTGGAGGCGCATCGCACTCCTCTGATTTACCATTTTTGATGGGACCAAGTCTTTATCGCGAGATTGGAAGAAGGCGATTGACGCAGGTGGAGGATAAGCTGTGTAAAAAGTTTCGAGTATTGTCAACAGAGTTTATCAAAGGAGG CGATCCAACACCAGGACATCAATATAACTTATGGACGCCGTACAACGATGAACTGAAATATATCAAATTAATCTCATCGAAATCGGATCCATTGCATGGCAGCGATCATGCTTCATTGGAAAgtacattttttgaaaatctgCAAGAAATCGAAGAGAAGCTCTTATCCAGCGGTGATCCAGTCAACACACCAACGAATAAATTGAACACAGCATCTAATCCGTACAATCTAAATCCAAACATAGAAATCGAAGAGGTGACGTTACGTACTCCAACCAGTACCTTGATATTGAGTAATGTACAAAAGTCAGAATACTTCTTCTATCTACGAAAAATCAACAGTTTTTGGGAAGAATTTCTTCCTAAGTTAAGCCGAATCGTAAACGAAACTAACCAAGAGAAGTTGCGTAACCGTCGAATCGACTTAACATTGGAGGAGGAACATGATCTTTTCCGGGAGTCTGCAGCCGCATCCAAGTATAAACATGCCTTTTTTTCTATGCTCACGTTGGTTTGTATGCTGCTGGCAGTGTTATGCTtatgtgtgtatattttaaaaaagaacaGCAATACAAACTTTTCGAGCATATTATGA